A genomic stretch from Mastacembelus armatus chromosome 7, fMasArm1.2, whole genome shotgun sequence includes:
- the tnnc2.2 gene encoding troponin C, skeletal muscle, with protein sequence MTDAQQEARSYLSEEMLAEFKAAFDMFDTDGGGDISTKELGTVMRMLGQNPSREELAEIIEEVDEDGSGTIDFEEFLVMMVRLLKEDQAGKSEEELAECFRVFDKNADGYIDREEFALIIRSSGESITEEEIDELLKEGDKNNDGMLDFDEFLKMMENVQ encoded by the exons ACTGACGCGCAACAAGAGGCCCGCTCCTACCTGAGCGAGGAAATGCTGGCTG AGTTCAAGGCCGCCTTCGACATGTTCGACACTGATGGTGGCGGTGACATCAGCACCAAGGAGTTGGGTACCGTGATGAGGATGCTGGGCCAGAACCCATCAAGGGAGGAGTTGGCTGAGATCATTGAGGAGGTCGATGAGGATG GTAGCGGTACCATCGACTTCGAGGAGTTCTTGGTCATGATGGTGAGGCTGCTAAAGGAGGACCAGGCCGGCAAGAGCGAGGAAGAGCTGGCAGAGTGCTTCCGTGTGTTCGACAA GAACGCTGACGGCTACATCGACAGAGAGGAGTTCGCCCTCATCATCCGCAGCTCCGGCGAGTCCATCACAGAGGAGGAGATTGATGAGCTGCTGAAGGAGGGAGACAAGAACAACGACGGCATGCTGGACTTTGACG AATTCCTCAAGATGATGGAGAACGTGCAGTAA